One genomic segment of Vibrio quintilis includes these proteins:
- a CDS encoding DUF2169 family type VI secretion system accessory protein, which produces MELHNASKLQATYTGALYKDGRHGIVIVAKGSWQIPDDVSQTPKLLATKQSLPIQETDTFTGEPGLSAPVWENDLATTKPVCDVIMHACAHAQNGAAEKQVRVGLKLNQINKQFIVTGSRQWQASTFGHSLTDPTPFRSQEVSYDLAFGGTDLTHQDEGKTQVCMTNPIGRGYLPDHPSKTLDGRPGPQTEEADTPVTSAHRKYVPQSFGPIARNWEPRIHYGGTYDQHWMENIRPFLPDDFDERFYQCAPPDQQTKYLEGGELVELTGVSPRGTVTFHIPENGIYMAVIDGDGQEHELSPKADTLMIEPEYNRFSIVWRADWPLRRSPEEVETILVGTPTKAWRRARMLGKVFLPYKGKKIA; this is translated from the coding sequence ATGGAACTACATAACGCATCCAAATTGCAGGCAACTTATACCGGTGCTTTATATAAAGACGGCCGGCATGGGATTGTGATTGTTGCCAAAGGTAGCTGGCAGATCCCGGACGATGTCAGCCAGACACCAAAGCTGTTGGCAACAAAGCAAAGTCTGCCGATTCAGGAAACTGACACGTTTACCGGTGAACCGGGGCTGAGTGCACCGGTCTGGGAAAATGATCTGGCCACCACGAAGCCTGTCTGTGATGTCATAATGCATGCCTGCGCACACGCCCAAAACGGAGCAGCGGAAAAACAGGTCCGGGTCGGGCTGAAATTAAATCAGATCAATAAACAGTTTATCGTCACCGGTTCACGACAATGGCAAGCAAGCACTTTTGGTCATAGCTTGACTGATCCAACACCATTCAGATCTCAGGAGGTCAGCTATGATCTGGCATTTGGCGGAACCGATTTAACTCATCAGGATGAAGGAAAAACCCAGGTCTGTATGACCAACCCAATTGGACGAGGTTATTTGCCCGATCATCCATCAAAAACGTTAGATGGCAGACCCGGCCCGCAAACAGAAGAAGCAGATACACCGGTTACGTCAGCTCACCGGAAATATGTACCCCAGTCTTTCGGCCCGATAGCCCGTAACTGGGAACCCCGGATTCACTATGGCGGCACCTATGATCAACACTGGATGGAAAATATCCGGCCGTTTTTACCCGATGATTTCGATGAGCGATTTTATCAGTGCGCCCCACCCGACCAGCAAACGAAATACCTTGAAGGCGGAGAACTCGTCGAATTAACCGGGGTCAGCCCCCGTGGGACAGTAACATTTCACATCCCCGAAAATGGCATTTATATGGCCGTGATTGATGGCGATGGTCAGGAACATGAGCTTTCTCCAAAGGCAGACACGCTGATGATTGAACCGGAATATAACCGCTTCAGTATTGTCTGGCGGGCAGACTGGCCACTGCGCCGCAGCCCGGAAGAGGTTGAAACTATTCTGGTTGGCACACCGACCAAAGCATGGCGCCGGGCCAGAATGCTTGGCAAAGTCTTTTTACCATATAAAGGAAAGAAAATCGCATGA